In Bacillus sp. FJAT-45037, the following are encoded in one genomic region:
- the ppx gene encoding exopolyphosphatase, with translation MNKQRFAIIDIGSNSIRLVITELDSKGSYKELHNVKKVARLSSHINDKGELTEKGVNLLLEILVRFRDMMNFHQVGHIATVGTAALRQSTNQKEVITIVNDVLGIQIRVLSDYEEAYYGYLAVINSTSIENGFTIDIGGGSTEVTYFKNRELKHYHSFPFGAVTLQASFIQGKEATEKELKTMKDYIIKQFNEIAWLKSVPKEHVIGIGGSARNLALIHKNKVHYPLGGLHQYELTQAELHHVVKDLIGTPMEDRSSIEGLSKDREDIIIPAGVVISSFVDYVGSDRFILSRRGLRDGLLFEEMLRPMDTNKFPIVVEESFHQLSLDYGVDLDHVKDVTKLAMKLYSEFKHQAPDDLSKQDAMNLLRYSAKTLYIGEFINKESSSEHTFYLVAHMTIDGLSHKERLAVAFISSFKSKSQMMQLAKAYKDLLSKKELKQYEFLGSIMKLAYCLTRTKRYTVKKIGKGSQSEDSCTVPIYYQNDCSFEKVYANKHKKHLERVTQLSINLDFKPISD, from the coding sequence ATGAATAAGCAACGTTTCGCTATTATCGATATAGGATCTAACTCCATTCGTTTAGTCATCACTGAACTAGATTCCAAAGGGAGTTACAAAGAACTTCACAATGTGAAAAAAGTAGCTCGACTTAGCTCACATATTAATGATAAAGGTGAATTAACTGAAAAAGGAGTCAATCTCTTACTAGAAATTTTGGTTCGTTTTCGCGATATGATGAATTTTCATCAAGTCGGTCATATCGCTACGGTAGGAACCGCTGCCTTACGTCAATCGACGAATCAAAAAGAAGTGATAACGATTGTCAATGATGTCCTTGGCATTCAAATTCGTGTTTTATCCGATTACGAAGAAGCCTATTATGGTTATCTTGCAGTTATTAACTCGACCTCTATTGAAAACGGTTTTACGATTGATATTGGTGGAGGCAGCACAGAAGTTACCTATTTTAAAAATCGTGAATTAAAGCATTATCATAGTTTTCCATTTGGTGCGGTTACTCTTCAAGCCTCATTCATCCAAGGTAAGGAAGCGACTGAAAAAGAGCTTAAAACTATGAAGGACTATATTATTAAACAGTTTAACGAAATTGCTTGGCTTAAGTCCGTTCCTAAAGAGCATGTCATTGGCATTGGCGGCAGTGCGAGAAACCTCGCTCTAATACATAAGAATAAAGTTCATTACCCACTCGGTGGTTTACATCAGTACGAGTTAACCCAAGCCGAGTTACATCATGTAGTGAAGGATTTAATTGGTACGCCTATGGAAGATAGAAGCTCGATTGAGGGTTTGTCAAAAGACCGTGAAGACATCATCATTCCTGCAGGGGTTGTCATCTCTTCTTTTGTCGATTATGTAGGATCAGATCGTTTTATTTTAAGTCGTCGTGGCCTTCGAGATGGCCTTTTATTTGAAGAAATGCTACGCCCCATGGATACGAATAAGTTTCCCATAGTTGTAGAGGAAAGCTTTCATCAATTGAGCCTTGATTATGGAGTTGATCTTGACCATGTGAAAGACGTGACAAAACTTGCCATGAAACTCTATTCGGAGTTCAAACATCAGGCTCCTGATGACCTTAGTAAGCAAGATGCCATGAACCTTCTACGATACAGTGCTAAAACGCTATACATTGGTGAGTTTATTAATAAAGAATCAAGCAGTGAACATACGTTTTATTTAGTTGCTCATATGACCATTGATGGACTCAGCCACAAAGAACGTTTAGCGGTTGCCTTTATCTCATCATTTAAATCGAAATCACAAATGATGCAGTTAGCTAAGGCCTACAAAGATCTTCTATCCAAAAAAGAGCTAAAGCAGTATGAATTTTTAGGATCGATCATGAAGCTTGCTTATTGTTTAACTCGGACAAAGCGCTATACCGTTAAAAAAATCGGTAAAGGCTCTCAATCAGAGGATTCATGTACGGTACCGATCTATTACCAGAATGATTGTTCGTTTGAAAAAGTGTATGCCAACAAACATAAAAAGCATCTTGAGCGCGTAACCCAATTATCGATCAATCTTGACTTTAAACCGATTAGTGACTAA
- a CDS encoding metal ABC transporter ATP-binding protein, with translation MTMTLTETKTVVEIKDVSFRYGHRHVLENITLPIKQGAFLGLVGPNGSGKSTLIKLILGLKRPERGEVYLFGERVDKFKQWDKIGFVSQKANSFNSGFPATVFEVVSMGLYGKVGMFRFLNRKHKEKVRQAIASVNMTEYMKQNIGELSGGQQQRVFIARALVSDPQLLILDEPTVGVDAKSVKSFYDMLSTLNREKGITLLLVTHDIGAMTDHVTDVACLNKNIHFHGNSKEFEDNQDLSSFYGHDVHLLTHNHDHGGH, from the coding sequence ATGACAATGACCTTAACTGAGACGAAAACAGTTGTAGAGATCAAAGACGTTTCATTTCGCTACGGACATAGACATGTACTAGAAAATATAACATTACCAATTAAACAAGGTGCGTTTTTAGGGTTAGTAGGGCCTAATGGTTCCGGTAAATCAACGCTGATTAAATTAATCTTAGGGCTGAAGCGTCCAGAGCGCGGTGAGGTTTATTTATTTGGTGAGCGTGTCGATAAATTTAAACAATGGGACAAAATCGGCTTCGTCTCACAAAAAGCGAATAGCTTTAATTCTGGATTTCCAGCGACGGTTTTTGAAGTGGTGTCCATGGGTCTGTATGGCAAAGTGGGGATGTTTCGCTTCTTGAATCGAAAGCATAAGGAGAAAGTTCGTCAAGCGATTGCTAGTGTAAATATGACGGAGTACATGAAACAGAACATTGGGGAACTCTCAGGTGGACAACAGCAACGAGTCTTTATCGCGCGGGCACTAGTGAGCGATCCGCAATTATTAATATTAGATGAACCGACAGTCGGTGTAGACGCGAAAAGTGTGAAATCGTTTTATGACATGCTGAGTACACTCAATCGTGAAAAGGGAATTACCCTGCTACTTGTCACGCATGATATTGGGGCGATGACGGATCATGTGACGGATGTGGCTTGTTTAAATAAAAATATTCATTTTCACGGGAACTCAAAAGAATTTGAAGATAACCAAGATTTATCATCCTTTTATGGTCACGATGTTCATTTACTTACCCACAATCATGACCACGGGGGGCATTAA
- a CDS encoding metal ABC transporter permease, which yields MIDAFLRYEFLQNAFYTGLMIGLLAPMLGVFLVVRRLSLIADALSHITLSGIAASLLLGKHIAFFQGLNPLYMGMVFSVGGALLIERLRSVYQYYKEVAIPIILSGGIGLGVVFISLADGFNNDLFNYLFGSVIAVTRTDLWTITGVTVLVLVVLFLFYKELFFLSFDEEQAVVSGLNRRVVHFIFIVMAALVIAASMRIVGILLVSSLMTLPVAAAMRFARGFKQMFVYSIIFGEVAVIGGLIAAYQLDLAPGGTIVILAVLILIISFAIEKVRSRQPFQRKKTSKA from the coding sequence ATGATTGATGCATTTTTACGCTATGAGTTTTTGCAAAATGCCTTTTATACCGGATTAATGATTGGTCTGTTGGCACCGATGCTTGGTGTCTTTTTAGTTGTACGAAGACTTTCGCTCATTGCAGATGCTCTCTCTCATATTACTTTATCAGGAATTGCAGCGAGTTTACTTCTAGGTAAGCATATTGCTTTTTTCCAAGGACTAAACCCACTTTATATGGGGATGGTTTTTTCAGTTGGGGGAGCCCTATTAATCGAACGGTTAAGAAGTGTTTATCAATATTATAAAGAAGTAGCCATTCCGATCATTTTATCAGGGGGGATCGGATTAGGTGTCGTATTCATCTCACTTGCAGATGGATTCAATAATGATTTATTTAATTATTTATTCGGTAGTGTTATTGCGGTTACCCGTACTGACTTATGGACGATCACGGGGGTAACTGTATTAGTGCTCGTAGTGTTATTTTTATTTTATAAAGAGTTATTCTTTTTATCGTTTGATGAAGAGCAAGCGGTGGTCTCGGGTTTGAATCGCAGAGTGGTTCATTTTATTTTCATTGTGATGGCTGCGCTTGTGATTGCAGCGTCGATGAGAATTGTCGGGATCTTACTCGTATCATCTTTGATGACGTTACCTGTTGCGGCTGCGATGCGTTTTGCCAGAGGATTCAAGCAAATGTTTGTTTATTCTATAATATTCGGGGAGGTTGCAGTCATCGGTGGATTGATTGCTGCCTATCAACTAGATTTAGCGCCCGGTGGAACGATTGTTATTTTAGCAGTCCTGATTTTAATCATCTCATTTGCCATTGAAAAAGTACGAAGTAGGCAACCTTTTCAAAGGAAAAAAACATCGAAAGCATGA
- a CDS encoding metal ABC transporter permease produces the protein MQELLMNLTFIERGVLAGVIIAFICPIVGAFLLVRRVSIISESLSHITLTGISAGVLVSSTTIWFADVNPLYAGFLFAIIGSLLIEKLRDLYKSFQELAIPIILSAGVGLSAIFMSLSTSGYNEWYMYMFGSIVSVTRGDLQFIIWAAIIVIAIVVLFYKEFISISFDQEYASVSGVSVRLMNQIFAVLIAFVIAMSMKIVGILLVGAMIVLPVATSIHFAKSFKQVIIYGMVFAQVAMLSGIYFSYQFNIATGGMIVMMGMIQLLLVMAAGKMMEWFVGRKKREY, from the coding sequence ATGCAAGAATTATTAATGAATTTGACATTTATTGAACGAGGGGTATTAGCTGGGGTGATCATTGCCTTTATTTGTCCTATCGTAGGAGCATTTTTACTCGTAAGGCGTGTATCAATTATTTCAGAATCGCTTTCACATATCACGTTAACAGGAATATCAGCTGGGGTTTTAGTTAGTTCGACAACGATTTGGTTTGCCGATGTTAATCCGCTCTATGCTGGTTTTCTCTTTGCCATTATAGGTTCTTTATTAATTGAGAAATTACGTGACCTCTATAAAAGCTTTCAAGAATTAGCGATCCCAATTATTTTGTCTGCTGGTGTTGGATTGAGCGCAATTTTTATGAGCCTTTCAACATCAGGCTACAACGAATGGTATATGTATATGTTTGGAAGTATCGTTAGTGTCACAAGGGGTGATTTGCAGTTTATTATCTGGGCAGCGATTATTGTGATCGCGATCGTCGTGCTCTTTTATAAAGAATTTATCTCGATTTCTTTTGATCAAGAATACGCCTCGGTATCTGGTGTGTCTGTTCGATTGATGAATCAAATTTTTGCTGTATTGATCGCCTTTGTCATCGCGATGTCCATGAAAATTGTCGGCATTCTACTTGTAGGGGCGATGATCGTCTTGCCAGTGGCAACGAGTATTCATTTCGCCAAAAGTTTCAAACAAGTGATTATATATGGGATGGTATTCGCACAAGTGGCGATGCTTTCAGGTATTTATTTCTCGTATCAATTTAATATTGCAACAGGCGGTATGATTGTGATGATGGGAATGATTCAATTGCTTCTTGTGATGGCAGCGGGGAAGATGATGGAATGGTTCGTAGGGAGGAAGAAACGTGAATATTAA
- a CDS encoding Fur family transcriptional regulator, protein MNINQAMASLKEKGYKHTDKREDMLRLFADQKRYLSAKDVLESLQGEYPGLSFDTIYRNLSLFADLEILEATELEGEKRYRFSCATSEHHHHLICLECGKTKHIHVCPMDTLQTTYSDFEVTGHKFEIYGKCQECKE, encoded by the coding sequence GTGAATATTAATCAAGCCATGGCGTCGTTAAAGGAAAAAGGATACAAACATACAGATAAGCGAGAAGATATGCTACGACTATTTGCTGACCAAAAACGTTATTTATCAGCCAAAGATGTTCTTGAAAGTTTACAGGGGGAATATCCTGGATTAAGTTTTGACACGATTTACAGAAATCTTTCCTTATTTGCTGATCTTGAAATTCTTGAAGCAACAGAGCTAGAAGGGGAGAAGCGCTACCGTTTTAGTTGTGCGACGAGTGAGCATCATCATCATTTGATATGTCTTGAGTGTGGGAAGACGAAGCATATTCATGTTTGCCCGATGGATACGTTGCAAACAACATATTCAGATTTTGAGGTAACGGGACATAAATTCGAAATTTATGGAAAATGCCAAGAATGTAAAGAATAA
- a CDS encoding DUF1540 domain-containing protein, producing MANPIVKCNVANCTFWGEGNRCQADSILVEIDSHSDKNFHMEAGSEPYADALHRDAADQSAETCCHTFRPKK from the coding sequence ATGGCGAATCCGATTGTAAAATGCAATGTTGCAAACTGTACGTTTTGGGGAGAGGGAAACCGTTGTCAGGCAGATTCGATCTTAGTGGAGATTGACAGTCATTCAGATAAAAACTTCCACATGGAAGCCGGGAGCGAGCCTTACGCGGATGCACTACATCGTGATGCTGCAGATCAAAGCGCCGAGACCTGCTGCCATACATTCCGTCCGAAGAAATAA
- a CDS encoding 5' nucleotidase, NT5C type produces MTTKKRFGLDIDGTITDPDTFVPHLNKHFDQQLTLDDLTEYDLTSILNISEQEFWDWLTKHEGDIYTEAKLAPFAEKALLNWSTEHDLIYITARRKHLDVITKSWFQSNKVPFNHIELVGGHNKLEAVRKHDLDIFFEDKHDNAVMIAEEFKIPVILMDTPYNRLSIPDNVIRAHTWQEATDWVDQWMKETAE; encoded by the coding sequence ATGACAACAAAAAAACGTTTTGGTTTAGACATCGATGGAACGATTACAGACCCAGATACTTTTGTTCCTCATCTAAACAAACACTTTGATCAACAATTGACATTGGACGACTTAACAGAATATGATTTAACAAGCATATTAAATATCTCTGAACAAGAATTTTGGGATTGGTTAACAAAACACGAAGGGGATATTTATACAGAAGCAAAGCTCGCCCCATTTGCCGAGAAAGCTCTTCTTAATTGGTCCACAGAACATGACCTCATCTATATTACCGCAAGAAGAAAACACCTTGATGTTATAACGAAGAGTTGGTTTCAATCGAATAAAGTACCCTTTAACCATATTGAGCTTGTCGGAGGGCATAATAAATTAGAAGCTGTGCGAAAACACGACCTTGATATTTTCTTTGAAGACAAGCATGACAATGCCGTGATGATTGCTGAAGAATTTAAGATCCCTGTGATTTTAATGGACACACCTTATAATCGTCTATCAATTCCTGACAATGTAATCCGTGCTCATACTTGGCAAGAAGCCACAGACTGGGTCGATCAATGGATGAAGGAAACAGCTGAATAA
- the ispG gene encoding flavodoxin-dependent (E)-4-hydroxy-3-methylbut-2-enyl-diphosphate synthase yields MTELTHRTKTRPVKVGNLTIGGNNEVVVQSMTTTKTHDVEATVAEIKRLEEAGCQIVRVACPDMRAAEAIADIKAQISIPLVVDIHFDYKLALKAIEGGADKIRINPGNIGRREKVEAVVKAAKEKGIPIRIGVNAGSLEKRIIEKYGYPTADGMVESALHHIKILEDLDFHDIIVSMKASDVNLAIEAYEKAAKAFDYPLHLGITEAGTLFAGTIKSAAGLGAILNSGIGNTVRISLSADPVEEVKVARELLKSFGLAANAATLISCPTCGRIEIDLISIANEIEDYISTIKAPIKVAVLGCAVNGPGEAREADIGIAGARGEGLLFMKGEIVRKVPEETMVEELKLEIDKIAEEYYEKQRQLEKA; encoded by the coding sequence ATGACCGAATTAACACATCGTACAAAAACTCGCCCGGTTAAGGTCGGTAATTTGACGATTGGCGGAAACAATGAAGTCGTCGTGCAAAGTATGACAACAACAAAAACACATGATGTTGAAGCAACTGTAGCTGAGATTAAACGTCTTGAAGAAGCTGGCTGTCAAATTGTTCGTGTTGCTTGCCCTGATATGCGTGCAGCTGAAGCAATTGCTGATATTAAAGCACAGATCTCAATTCCACTGGTCGTCGACATCCATTTTGATTATAAGCTTGCTTTAAAAGCAATTGAAGGCGGAGCAGATAAAATCCGCATTAACCCAGGTAACATTGGACGTCGCGAAAAAGTGGAAGCTGTCGTAAAAGCGGCTAAAGAAAAAGGAATTCCAATTCGCATCGGTGTCAATGCTGGTTCTCTTGAGAAGCGAATTATTGAAAAATACGGTTACCCTACAGCTGATGGCATGGTAGAAAGTGCGCTACATCACATTAAAATTCTAGAAGACCTTGATTTTCATGACATCATCGTCTCTATGAAAGCATCTGATGTAAACTTAGCGATTGAAGCTTATGAAAAAGCAGCAAAAGCATTTGATTATCCTCTTCACTTAGGAATTACAGAAGCAGGTACATTATTTGCAGGAACGATTAAAAGCGCAGCAGGCCTTGGTGCCATTTTAAATTCAGGCATTGGAAATACCGTACGTATTTCATTAAGTGCTGACCCAGTCGAGGAAGTAAAAGTAGCACGTGAATTGCTAAAGTCATTTGGTTTAGCAGCAAACGCCGCTACATTGATCTCTTGTCCAACATGTGGACGTATTGAGATTGACTTGATCAGCATCGCTAATGAGATTGAGGACTATATCTCAACGATCAAAGCACCTATTAAAGTAGCTGTTCTTGGTTGTGCGGTAAACGGACCTGGTGAAGCACGTGAAGCCGATATCGGCATTGCTGGTGCTCGTGGTGAGGGCTTGCTCTTTATGAAAGGTGAAATTGTTCGAAAAGTACCAGAAGAAACAATGGTTGAAGAGTTAAAGCTTGAAATTGATAAAATTGCTGAAGAGTATTATGAAAAACAACGTCAATTAGAAAAAGCATAA
- a CDS encoding MFS transporter yields the protein MSENTTRPFILIVIIGLLPIVMVLGNSMFIPILPYMQVELAMTTVQAGLILTIFSIPSALFIPISGVLSDTVGKRKMAMLSLVVVMVGCVVSAFGGVFHSISWMLVGRFIQGIGAGGVTPIAMVLASELFAKEQRNQALASIESFNGVGKVISPIIGGLVLLGVWYYSFVVYFAVAFMAWVGMYLFIPSQKTSGQKTGGMKKAFAVMKEERRLFIPVLTASGVGMFLLFGFLFLLSYEWEFAFQTNGLMKGMALSIPLLILTVASIVVGKYRLKSADQIKGSIVIGLGVISLASLLFIFSMTMIVDLLLTSVLALGLGFLLPGCSASIAAVVEREVKGKVFSLYAMVRFLGVAFGPTVFGVWMHDREQMMFNVFLLAGVTCVILLWNWTCLPVGKQCETQQTS from the coding sequence TTGAGTGAGAACACAACTCGTCCGTTTATTTTAATAGTGATTATTGGCTTATTACCGATTGTCATGGTCTTAGGAAATTCAATGTTTATCCCTATCTTACCTTATATGCAAGTAGAGCTTGCGATGACAACTGTCCAAGCGGGTCTTATTTTGACGATCTTTTCGATTCCATCAGCTCTTTTTATTCCGATCAGTGGGGTGTTAAGTGATACGGTCGGTAAACGAAAAATGGCGATGCTTTCCTTAGTGGTAGTCATGGTTGGATGTGTTGTGTCCGCTTTTGGAGGTGTTTTTCATTCGATTTCTTGGATGTTAGTAGGGAGGTTCATTCAAGGGATTGGAGCAGGTGGGGTCACCCCAATTGCGATGGTGCTCGCTTCCGAATTATTTGCAAAAGAGCAGCGAAATCAGGCATTGGCATCGATTGAGAGTTTTAACGGTGTAGGAAAAGTAATTAGCCCGATTATCGGTGGACTTGTTCTCCTTGGTGTTTGGTATTATAGCTTTGTAGTATATTTTGCTGTTGCCTTTATGGCATGGGTTGGCATGTATCTGTTTATACCGAGTCAAAAGACTAGTGGCCAAAAGACTGGAGGGATGAAGAAGGCGTTTGCTGTCATGAAGGAAGAACGTCGATTGTTTATTCCGGTGTTAACAGCAAGTGGCGTAGGAATGTTTTTATTGTTTGGTTTTTTATTTCTGCTTTCTTATGAGTGGGAATTTGCTTTTCAGACCAATGGGTTGATGAAAGGAATGGCCCTTTCAATTCCGTTACTCATATTAACGGTTGCCTCAATCGTTGTCGGAAAATACCGACTAAAATCAGCCGATCAAATTAAAGGAAGTATTGTTATAGGATTAGGAGTCATCTCTCTAGCAAGTCTTCTGTTTATTTTTTCAATGACCATGATCGTCGATTTGCTCCTTACGAGTGTTTTAGCTTTAGGGTTAGGATTTTTATTACCAGGCTGTAGTGCAAGTATCGCAGCGGTAGTTGAACGTGAGGTGAAAGGTAAGGTGTTTTCATTATATGCGATGGTTCGCTTTTTAGGTGTAGCATTTGGCCCAACTGTATTTGGGGTGTGGATGCACGACCGAGAACAAATGATGTTTAATGTATTCCTGTTAGCGGGTGTCACTTGTGTCATTTTGCTATGGAATTGGACATGTTTACCAGTTGGGAAACAATGTGAAACACAACAAACATCATGA
- a CDS encoding DUF1002 domain-containing protein, translated as MILKQTWKKLISLALVFSLLVPTITPAVALADAAPGDVIITLGENLSPAEREKILAEMGETEESEVITVSNQEEREYLGDYISSSQIGTRALSSTKITLGQSGSGINVETNNITWVAEAMYANALVTAGVEDADIYVTAPFPVSGTAALTGLIKAYEIAAEIEIPEEQKQVANEEMVRTAELAESIGVEEATELMNRIKEEIAKNPVETEDDLRELIRRVAAELGVTLTDSELDGLVSLFMRMKNLNIDWDQVQDQISKVRDNLGDFLAREDTQSFISKMLDVLNELIDSLKGLFTSET; from the coding sequence ATGATCTTGAAACAAACATGGAAGAAACTCATCTCACTTGCACTAGTGTTTTCATTATTAGTACCAACTATTACACCAGCCGTTGCATTAGCGGATGCAGCACCTGGGGATGTCATTATTACTTTAGGTGAAAACCTATCTCCTGCAGAGCGAGAGAAAATCTTAGCTGAAATGGGAGAAACAGAAGAAAGTGAAGTCATAACAGTTAGTAACCAAGAAGAGCGAGAGTACTTGGGAGATTATATCAGCTCCTCGCAAATTGGAACGCGTGCACTATCATCAACAAAAATTACATTAGGTCAATCGGGTTCGGGGATCAATGTTGAAACAAATAACATCACATGGGTAGCGGAGGCGATGTATGCAAACGCACTTGTCACAGCAGGGGTTGAAGATGCTGACATTTACGTAACAGCTCCGTTTCCCGTCTCAGGTACGGCAGCTTTAACAGGATTAATTAAAGCATATGAGATTGCAGCGGAAATTGAAATTCCTGAAGAGCAAAAGCAGGTAGCCAATGAAGAAATGGTGCGAACGGCCGAACTTGCTGAGTCGATTGGGGTAGAAGAAGCAACAGAACTGATGAACCGTATTAAAGAAGAGATTGCGAAAAATCCGGTTGAAACAGAGGATGATTTACGTGAACTTATTCGTCGTGTTGCTGCTGAATTAGGAGTTACATTGACAGATTCAGAATTAGACGGATTGGTGTCTTTGTTTATGCGCATGAAAAACTTGAACATTGACTGGGATCAAGTTCAAGACCAAATCTCGAAAGTACGTGACAACCTTGGAGATTTCTTAGCACGAGAAGACACGCAATCATTTATTAGTAAGATGCTAGATGTACTAAACGAATTGATTGATTCACTAAAAGGACTATTTACATCAGAAACATAA
- a CDS encoding NfeD family protein → MEWLDSATIGFFVVFLGTLFLFGELLVRMRGLFAILGVAIMAMYFSYHLAGDVGFWVVILYVIGLLLIIVDGKVITDGTVALLGLLLMITGLALPAPDLIYGILVSMGFLVGGFSSGLFLKVFPSRNLWSRLTLKDRLTNEMGYNSMREDYRQLIGQHGKTISPFRPTGTVEINDKHYSATSGSQWLEGNIEVEVVDVDGTRIVVKRRQKDEKASE, encoded by the coding sequence ATGGAATGGCTTGATTCAGCAACAATCGGATTTTTTGTCGTATTTCTAGGTACGTTATTTTTATTTGGTGAGCTGCTCGTTAGAATGAGAGGACTTTTTGCCATTTTAGGTGTCGCAATTATGGCCATGTATTTCTCTTATCATCTAGCAGGGGATGTTGGCTTTTGGGTTGTGATCCTTTATGTCATTGGCTTATTGCTGATCATTGTTGATGGGAAAGTTATAACGGATGGAACGGTTGCGTTACTTGGGCTACTCTTAATGATCACAGGGTTAGCGCTACCTGCACCAGACTTAATTTATGGAATCCTTGTCTCGATGGGATTTTTAGTTGGTGGATTTAGTTCCGGTTTATTTCTAAAAGTATTTCCGTCACGAAACTTATGGTCTCGTTTGACGCTTAAAGACCGGTTAACCAATGAGATGGGATATAATTCAATGCGAGAAGATTATCGTCAGCTTATAGGTCAACATGGAAAAACAATTAGTCCATTTAGACCAACGGGAACCGTAGAAATCAATGACAAACATTATAGTGCAACAAGCGGAAGTCAGTGGCTCGAAGGGAATATAGAAGTAGAAGTGGTGGATGTCGACGGGACTAGAATTGTCGTTAAGCGACGTCAAAAAGATGAAAAAGCAAGCGAGTGA
- a CDS encoding DUF1189 domain-containing protein, with product MNSLQFFVKSLYNRKVIAYSRLRPITKAIFHVLAVVFIACIPFIITMAMTYITSLNQLEESLTNDLPNFSLENGQLQADLDEPYINQSVSQGVFVLDPYNELTSTDIATLGEGVVFQQHEALLFQYGSTQQVSYTLVGLEQVNRDELTERLSDVKGFLPLLITIVSLLLYSGLLGVAFLGVTILAFVALLFRGKRKNIQYRHMWLITAHALTLPVIAFSWLDVFVGGIPSFVMVLTTMAIIILAIQSIPIPKRKANE from the coding sequence ATGAACAGTTTACAATTTTTTGTTAAAAGCCTTTATAATCGCAAAGTGATTGCCTATAGCAGATTGCGGCCAATCACGAAAGCGATCTTCCATGTTCTAGCGGTTGTGTTCATTGCTTGTATACCGTTTATAATTACGATGGCTATGACCTACATAACGAGTCTTAATCAACTTGAGGAGAGCTTAACGAATGACCTTCCTAATTTCAGCTTAGAAAATGGTCAGCTACAAGCAGATCTCGATGAACCCTATATTAACCAATCCGTCTCACAAGGTGTGTTTGTTCTTGATCCTTATAATGAACTAACAAGCACTGATATTGCGACACTTGGAGAGGGCGTTGTTTTTCAACAACATGAGGCGTTACTTTTTCAGTACGGGTCCACACAACAGGTTTCTTATACGTTAGTCGGGCTTGAGCAAGTGAATCGGGACGAGCTAACCGAGCGACTTTCTGATGTGAAGGGTTTCCTTCCTTTATTGATTACGATTGTTTCCCTACTTCTTTATAGCGGACTTTTAGGCGTAGCGTTTCTAGGCGTAACAATCTTAGCTTTTGTCGCTTTATTATTCCGCGGCAAAAGGAAAAACATCCAGTATCGTCATATGTGGCTAATCACAGCACATGCGCTGACTCTTCCTGTTATTGCTTTTTCATGGCTCGATGTTTTTGTGGGAGGCATCCCTTCGTTTGTTATGGTGTTAACGACCATGGCGATCATTATCCTTGCCATCCAATCCATCCCTATCCCAAAAAGAAAAGCAAACGAGTAA